AGGTTTACTTGAGGTTTACTATAATGAATGCCATTCCACTTCTTAATAATGAAAGCCCTCGCTTCTTCTCTACCTAAGgacagtgatgcagcagtgcttttgTCCTTTAGactgtccatctctctcacctcctcatatgtacactctgctcaaacagaaagcttcagctttcatgctaataccaccatagattgctaactagccaCTATGCTGAATatctcattaacatgacaataAAACTAGGCTGGAAAATGTTGAGTAAGAAAAGAAGcacttgctcttttgttttcaaTCTCTTATGCTTGAGATTGTTGAAATTTTCCATTGTCACTGCActagcagtaataataataataataataataataataataataatattccccctgtgacatcagagcaACACACAATCACTAACGTCTTATGGAAATAATGAAACCACAGAACCAATAAACAAATTAGAACCAGAATggctaaacacatcacaaatatttcaatacgAACAGGGTGGAGCATTCCTTTAACATTGCTACAACACATCATCCCACAgcacatattaaaaatatttataaaattctaCTGATTTAAAATCTTTCTGTAATTCAAACTCACCTAGGTGACAGTTTTTTCCTTCAAAACCAGGGTTGCAGGAGCAAATGTAGTTTTGGTATTGATCCACACAAACTCCATTCTCGCAGGCATTTGGGATGCATTGGTTCCCATCTGACAcgtaataaacaataatacacAAACATAGTATGTGGTTTTGACGGTAGCGCTGCAATTGACCTTAAATAAAACCGACACCTACCTGTATACACCATCCAGAACTGTAGCTGTAAGAGGAGGAGAACACATATTATCATTGCAGACATTGTGAAGAAACACAGATGTAAGAACTGTAAGATGAAGAAATGACTTACCGTGGCCTCTCTGGTCTGGTGGATCTCTCTAGCTTCCTCAAAGTCACACTGCTCCTCTATACACTCTCGCTCCAAAGATGCAGGCTTAATTTCCTCCAGAAAGCTGTTAGCCCTTCTGGAGCGCAGGAGCATGTGTGCTTTTGGACTGCTGTAAAAAACTAATTCATATTCTTAAAATCAGGAGATTTTTAATAAGTTTATTGACAGTAGAAATCCATGATGTGGAATATTTTCCACACTTGGCAGAAAAAGCACCTCTTACCAGTCGTCGCTATTATTGGCTAAATAACTAGCCATGTCGTAAATCTCCTTATATTCACTCACTAACAAAATTTTTTGTCATCCATGTTTGCTTTTCCACAACATGTGACCCAACTGGttggaaagtttaaaaaatgcttgatttttttttaaacgctgTGCTTTGTAAAAAAGCTTTTTTCAACTTTGAAAGCTCAGTGACAAAAAATGCTTTGTATTGCTTATATTGTGTTGTCAATAATTTTGTACATGCATGTAGAGGGCCAAATATGGAGCTACTTATCAATTCCTAAGCTTCTCACTACTCAAAGCATTTAGTCGCTCCAATTTTTCAATGTAAAATTcctggtgtaaaaaaaaaaaaagatttttgaatCGTACCTGACATACAGACAGCAGAAGCAGCCCAGAGAAAAATCAATACAAGACAGCGGAAAAGTGTCGTCGCCATGGTCACTGTGGACATAACAACACCCAAAtcctcattattatttattatattaataatattcttaTAGCACCAGTGAAAAACATAGAACATAGACTTTACCTTTAAAGTAAATATGTATTACCAAATTGCAGATCTGACCAACAGACAGTTTGTTTCCTCAAAGAAGATCTATGTGGAGAAATATACACAATAAGCACATAGCAGCTAGACACACAATCTATTAGGAAATGTAGatccaaataaacaaacagccaTTTTACTTACATGTTGAATAATAAAGAGCAGAGATGGTGGATGTTCTGTTTAAATTGTGTTAATGACTGACTAATGTGCTTACCGAGAGTCTGTTTCTGCCCTCTAACCTCTGGACAGCTTGAATTCAGAAATCTAAACCACTGGAGCTTACAACATACTAAACGATCAAATCACTATTAATATTGTGTTTAAAAACTGTACGTTTGAGTTTATTTTCTATGTGAAAGTAACTTCTGGTTCCTAGTTTAATCTCTTTGACTGATAATGACTATGTGTGATCTACTCAAGCTAAATTTgtgctaagattttttttaaaaatctttttggaTGAACATGCATAGGGCACCTTTAGATTTTTCAAAGCCTAGTAAATGGCTAAAGGGGAGAGACCTTAAAAGCCCTTAAAATGCTACCTAGATGCAGCATCCACCAGaattaaacagtattaaatactAACAGTATTGAATATCGCAATTATTAGCACAGTGCTCTTGGATTTTCGCTGTTTTAATTACAGCGATAGTGCAGGCTTTATATTAATCCACTCATTctggcagtggtagctcagtggttacgATGTTggcctactgatcagaaggtcatatgttcaatccccagcaccaccaagctgccactgctgggcccttgagcaaggcccttaaccctcaaatACTCAGTTGTGTAAAAAtcagataaatgtaagttgctctggagaAGGctggtgtctgccaaatgctgtaaatgtaaattactgTTTCTAGAGTAACAGCCAAAAGACATGAGCGGTGGACACTCCATGtaatataacactaataaaaacagatttttaaaatgtgttgttcttaACATATGATCATTGACATggtcaagttttctgtaagaaaatgttgatttaacatttatagaaggagtttccagtgtctgCACAGGAAaaccttcaggaaagaggagtttCTACGTTAACTCGATTAGAATAATAGAAGTATGTGTACAAAACATGATTGGTCTTGTGTAAATGTCAATCAAATATCGTTAGCATTAAATATCACCGAAGGTAGCTATCTACATGCAGTATGCTTAGTATAATGAACCTTTCCATGTAACTAGGAAAGTTAGCAGACTTCATGAGAGTTTGGAagataaaattacattttaaggtTGGAATGATTGGCCTATTAGATTTGTCCATGCAAATATGTagctatttttacatttaattaaatagaGTTTATAACAAACATCGCAATATGTAATGTTATTTTGATAATCACACGTAGATTTATGATTGATTAGCAAAGACCAAAAAACTGGCAATGAGCCGTTTGGGAGCTGAAAGAATTGGCAGTTGTTGGTAAGCTGAGCtttataaacttcaagagagagagaataaaaagagagCCTGGTCAGGGAACATCTgtggataaaaataaatggataaagcaTGACGTGtcatcatttaataaataaatgtaatcggcaaattgctctggtataagatgaaaaaaaatcaatttcagGGCGGTATGATTGcgtcaggccgcatcacaccagcacgttgattattttccaataacagcacaccccattgtattttattcctcacttatttttgtttttgttcaaaaGGAAAATGTCATTACTTTTAATTAGATGTAATTAGAGTTTTGCTAGCTGGAATGTCAAAATTTTGATCTATAACCAGTTCTTCACCCAGACAGAAGCTTGCCTAAGGTCACAATTTGTATAGAACGTGTGCACACGTAGTGGTTTCCTTTACATTAGGTACCCAAACAAAAGCTTTTCATAGTCGTGTGCAGAAAAATATCGTCCAAGGACATGTTTAGGCCTAGAGGTGTGGAAATGGGGACAAATATCAGCGCTAGACATTAACCTTTTATTATACTCTTTGTCACCAAGCTTTATTTCACAGATTAGCGTGTCccatatatttcattcattatgaCTGAGCAAGAATAGAGAGATCTCGGGTTCCATGGCCGAGCGGAGGGAGAGTGAGGTGTGGTCAGCCCCTGGAGTCTCTGCTGGCCCTGAGAGCGACTTCTCAAGGCCTCGCCCAGAGGCTAAAGTGCTTCCCAAAAGATTCCTCTGCATTTGTGTTTCTAGGACACTTGAGATTTGTCCATGATGGTTGCAATAGCACACGactcataaatgtaaatgattgaAATGAAGACACTTTGTCATACAATTTGTCATGAATAACCGGCTGTGAAAATGAATTGGGTCATCAATTGAGTCCACATCAGCAGTTGTCCCAAATGGATCACTTTATGGTTTATGGTGCCTTATCCTTACATCAGCCCAGTCTCTGAAACCTGAGGATGGAGAAGGGAAGGGCTGAGAACAACCAATCCTTATCTTCCTTATCATTGTGCAGAACATGTTGTTGAGTGCCAGCAAGGTTTTAAGAGAAAAAAGCCCTATTTATTCCGTGTCTGGCACATCAGCGTATCGCATCTAGGCCCGCGCCTACTCTGTTTACAGGCCCGCAGGGGAAAAGTCATATTGCGAAAAAGTATTTTTAGGCAAGGCTTATAAATTGATCAGAGTGCTGGATATATGGTTTACTTTGTGAACAATTCATCCAGATGACGGCTCTAGACTTCTCAGAAATCGTAAGTATATCTGTTAACTTCTCACTATACATCATTGACactgacaggatttttttttttattaaaaacataaaattattgCAGATTTGCATATAAATTCATAGCACACCCAAGAAGAATTTGCGTATTCACTGTAATAATGTAGCTTATCACACActgttgcaaaaaaaacaaaccaaaacaaaacaaaaaagctagCTATCTAATGTTATCACTATGTTCTGTCCAAAATCtccaaagaataaaacacaacgggaatgctgttacgggaaaataaCAAACGACGAGGTGAGATTCGGTCCGACACGAAGTCTGAAttgatttattccttttataccaaagcaatttggCAATGATTCCAGTGTTTGTTGATTAAAGACCGACatgtcgtactttttatccattgaTGTCGTCCATtgacaacagttttttttaaaagtgataATTGTTCAGTGACAATTctcttgaagacaaaaaaaaaattcagcttgttaCCGTAAAACACAACAGATCTGTCCTTAGACTTTCCTGTTAAGTctaaaacttaaagttacagcttaaGGACTGAGTTTTACAAAGCTCAGTCAATGGACTCCTTCTGTAAACgttaaacaaatgtctccttacagaaaacatcacgatatcaatgattatagaatttacattttttaaattctatttattattagccttagattatgtggggCATCCACTGTGCAAgcttacagctggcactactgtcaaagctgctgttatcgaaaattaatcaacaccttctgaccaatcagaatcaagaattcaaaagtgctgtAGTATATTTGAGAATAAACCATGAGAAATGAAATAACAAGGTGGAAATCTGAGGTGCCCGCTGCTTGATAGTTTGGAAATGTAAAGTTGTCGTTAAAATACTTGCTCCACTTATGAAGTGGTTTAAGTCAGTTACCTTTatacatttctaaacatttgctcatctctcttttcttccagATGATAAAGGTATTTTTAGGCTTGCTGGCATCCTCAGCCCTGTCAAAAGGAATGttcataaataacaaaacagatAATTGGAATTTTACACCTCCTCCACCTGGCTCACATGACAGACCCATTCCCCCTGAATACTGGGATGCTAGCGGTTATCCTCCACTGCCTGACAACCACTTGCCACAACATGACTACAACATGACGGATGGTGGCCCTCCACAAACACGCACGCATATACCATATGAGACACCCAATGGGATACCTGTTCCAACAAAGAACTACCCTATGCTACCAAAGGGTTATCTCTTGCCACCAAATAGTGGAGATAATTCCCAAGGGTCCCGCATGTTCGAAATGCCAGACTTGACATATTGCAATATGATCCTGGAAGCACCGGTGCCCCCAACTGCAGATCAAGTACCTTGGTTCTGCACCTGCTCTTTGTGCAAAGGCGCTAGCAGTGCCCCAAAGGGTGAAAGAGGAGACAGAGGCTTACCAGGTAATTATCCAGTTTACATATTCTTGTGGCAGGGTTTCTCAATATCAGTCCTCGGAATCAACTGCTCAAAACAGTTTTGAGGTTCCCTTGCTCCCAAAACAAGACATTAagttggatcaggtgtgttggtaTTAAAGGATTCTCAGAATGATGGGTTATGGGGACTGAAATTGAGAAGCTCTTTGCTATGATTCTCCATAGATCCACAGGTTTGTATGTCCTCTTGTACTATTTATAGCTCTGATTGTCTGGTGCACCATGCTTTTAATATCTTTCACCAGGTGCACCTGGAAGTCCAGGAAGTAGAGGTATAAGTGGTCCCCGAGGTCAGCCAGGTTTTACAGGTCAACAAGGACTTAAGGGTAAATACAGACATCCTACAGCTCTTTTGGAAGATCATAGGTCTGCTTTCTCATACTATGCTTGTCATGGGTTGATTTGACAATCTGAGAAATCTGTTACAAAATCAATAATTGTCAAGGTTCTGACTTTGAATCACTTCTCTACTTTCAATGTTTAAAGGTCAGAAAGGTGATGAAGGTATGAAAGGGAATGAGGGTCCATTGGGCCCAATGGGAATAATAGGAGAGCGTGGATTCAAGGGTTAGTATGCCTCCATCAGCAGACACATTTACTACTATATTAACACCTGCAGACATTTTCACGGTTTCTTGTTCTTTAGGCGATAAAGGAGACATGGGTATGGGAGGGACGCCAGGGGACCAAGGACCTCCTGGACCACCCGGGGATTGCCCTCCAATGTGCGCTTCTGTAAATGGACCTCCAGGAGAAGTTGGATTACCAGGAGCAGTTGGGCCTAGAGGCCTGCCAGGAGGCTCAGGAGAACCTGGGGTGAAAGGCGAGAAGGGAGATCAGGGTGAAATGGGTAAGCCTGGAGTTCCAGGCCTTAATGGGCTGAAAGGAGATCAAGGTGAGCAAGGTGTGTGCAATTGCAAGGACGGGGCCAAAGGTGCAGATGGAATTACTGGGCCTCCTGGTGCAAAGGGTGAAAAAGGGAATGATGGTTCTCATGGGCTTGAAGGGGTAAGTGGTCCTAAAGGTGAAAAAGGAGAACTAGGAGTGACAGGTCTTCCTGGCCCCTGCTCTCCTGCCATCCAATCAGGGTTTTCAGCAAGACTGGCTATCAGTACCCCAAGTCCAGACAGACCTGTGCCCTTCAGCATAATCATTTACAACATACAGTTTCACTACAACTCCATTAGCGGTGTCTACAGGGCTCCTGTCAATGGCACATATAGCTTCAGCTACAATTTGTGTGTCTTCAACAAAGTGCTCAAA
The genomic region above belongs to Pangasianodon hypophthalmus isolate fPanHyp1 chromosome 21, fPanHyp1.pri, whole genome shotgun sequence and contains:
- the LOC113546359 gene encoding collagen alpha-1(X) chain-like, encoding MTALDFSEIMIKVFLGLLASSALSKGMFINNKTDNWNFTPPPPGSHDRPIPPEYWDASGYPPLPDNHLPQHDYNMTDGGPPQTRTHIPYETPNGIPVPTKNYPMLPKGYLLPPNSGDNSQGSRMFEMPDLTYCNMILEAPVPPTADQVPWFCTCSLCKGASSAPKGERGDRGLPGAPGSPGSRGISGPRGQPGFTGQQGLKGQKGDEGMKGNEGPLGPMGIIGERGFKGDKGDMGMGGTPGDQGPPGPPGDCPPMCASVNGPPGEVGLPGAVGPRGLPGGSGEPGVKGEKGDQGEMGKPGVPGLNGLKGDQGEQGVCNCKDGAKGADGITGPPGAKGEKGNDGSHGLEGVSGPKGEKGELGVTGLPGPCSPAIQSGFSARLAISTPSPDRPVPFSIIIYNIQFHYNSISGVYRAPVNGTYSFSYNLCVFNKVLKVGLFHNFAPIVKSTGPVNFGMVSQEVVLHLNMGDEVWIQVKDINSNGMCVNSESSSTFSGFLLYPDSCDIPLSRDIPDPIIGTYSWGTLEAPENP